A single Pirellulaceae bacterium DNA region contains:
- a CDS encoding peroxiredoxin yields MSVLVTQPAPDFKAEAVMEDGSFKEISLSDYRGQYVLLFFYPLDFTFVCPTEIIAFSDRAGEFKKLGVQVIGVSVDSKFSHLAWRKTARDQGGLGDIQYPLVADLSKQIAKDYDVLVGGTVALRGLFLIDKQGTVRHQVINDLPLGRSVDEALRMVQALQYFEAHGEVCPANWKQGARTIKPSVDGSKEFFAAEYKG; encoded by the coding sequence ATGAGCGTTCTCGTTACGCAACCTGCGCCTGACTTTAAAGCCGAAGCCGTGATGGAGGATGGAAGCTTCAAAGAGATCAGCCTCAGCGATTATCGTGGCCAATACGTGCTGCTGTTCTTCTATCCGCTGGATTTTACCTTCGTGTGTCCCACGGAAATCATCGCCTTTTCTGATCGAGCCGGCGAATTCAAAAAACTTGGCGTGCAGGTGATCGGTGTCAGTGTCGACAGCAAGTTCTCGCACCTAGCCTGGCGCAAGACGGCCCGCGATCAGGGAGGACTAGGCGACATCCAGTATCCGCTGGTGGCTGACTTGAGCAAACAAATCGCCAAAGACTACGACGTGTTGGTGGGAGGCACCGTTGCCCTCCGCGGCCTGTTCTTGATCGACAAACAAGGAACGGTTCGCCATCAAGTCATCAACGATTTGCCGTTGGGTCGGAGCGTCGACGAAGCGTTGCGGATGGTTCAAGCCCTGCAGTACTTTGAAGCCCACGGAGAAGTCTGTCCAGCTAATTGGAAACAAGGCGCTCGAACCATCAAGCCAAGTGTAGACGGTAGCAAAGAGTTCTTCGCCGCCGAGTACAAGGGGTAA
- a CDS encoding DUF1552 domain-containing protein, producing MALPWLESLSWAAGKRTTAADQPPSRTLVTFTGMGFHSQHWWAKGDGANMELGPCLTPLEPWKERLIFLRGLWNEQANNGVIHCMQTGNMLSGAPMSKTEVRTGVSFDQVMAQRIGDRTRIPSLVLGCEGPIPGLQDGHPLLYSSHISWSTAVSPTWTETRPALSFDQLFRTEPNRGDRRVVDAVLEDARSLRQRLSLSDRQRFEEYLGSVHEIEGRIKRSDKQRDASGWQPTLAAPDHPRPADGIPADIPEYWRLMNDIVLLAFRTDTTRIATLKYCNDGSAETHTHCGAQDQHHQMAHTQPPELIPLNQFFMSQLAYLCERMSEVKEGDRTLLDNTAIMHCSSMLHGNHDAKQLPILLLGGAGGQLRGGRVLDYLNSPNRRLCSLFLHLMDWGGLELDRFGDSNERLTGI from the coding sequence ATGGCACTGCCCTGGCTCGAATCGCTGTCCTGGGCTGCGGGTAAGCGAACTACCGCTGCCGATCAGCCGCCGAGCCGCACGCTGGTTACTTTCACTGGCATGGGCTTCCACTCGCAGCACTGGTGGGCCAAGGGAGATGGAGCCAACATGGAACTTGGCCCGTGCCTGACGCCACTCGAGCCCTGGAAAGAACGACTGATCTTCCTTCGCGGCCTGTGGAACGAACAGGCCAATAACGGCGTCATCCACTGCATGCAAACAGGGAACATGCTCAGCGGTGCCCCGATGTCGAAGACCGAAGTCCGCACGGGCGTCAGTTTCGACCAGGTGATGGCCCAACGAATCGGCGACCGCACCCGAATTCCTTCGCTGGTGCTGGGCTGCGAAGGACCGATTCCAGGTCTTCAAGATGGGCATCCGTTGCTCTACAGCTCGCATATTTCCTGGAGCACGGCGGTATCGCCGACGTGGACCGAGACGCGTCCGGCGCTCTCGTTCGACCAGCTCTTCCGCACTGAACCCAACCGGGGCGATCGTCGTGTCGTCGATGCCGTGCTCGAAGACGCCCGGTCGCTACGTCAACGGCTCTCCCTGTCGGATCGTCAGCGGTTCGAGGAATACTTGGGCAGTGTCCACGAGATCGAAGGACGCATCAAACGATCCGACAAGCAGCGCGATGCAAGCGGTTGGCAGCCGACCCTGGCCGCGCCTGATCATCCGCGACCGGCCGACGGGATTCCCGCCGACATCCCGGAGTATTGGAGGCTGATGAACGATATCGTGTTGCTCGCCTTTCGCACGGACACCACTCGGATCGCAACCCTCAAGTATTGCAACGACGGCTCCGCCGAAACTCACACTCACTGCGGTGCCCAAGATCAGCATCACCAGATGGCCCACACTCAGCCGCCTGAACTCATTCCACTCAACCAGTTCTTTATGTCGCAGCTCGCCTATCTCTGTGAGCGGATGTCGGAGGTCAAGGAAGGGGACCGCACATTGCTCGACAACACGGCTATCATGCACTGTTCGAGCATGTTGCACGGCAACCACGACGCGAAGCAGTTGCCGATCCTCCTGCTTGGCGGCGCAGGAGGCCAGCTCCGGGGCGGACGCGTGCTCGACTACCTGAACTCGCCGAACCGCCGCCTGTGCAGCCTGTTTCTGCATCTCATGGACTGGGGTGGCCTGGAACTGGACCGCTTCGGTGACTCGAACGAACGGCTGACGGGCATCTGA
- a CDS encoding carbon-nitrogen hydrolase gives MTSDSRVVQLALVQMTCTHDKQHNLDKAIECIAQAASDGANIICLQEVFNTQYPCQSEVHAQFELAEPVDGPTSRRLSHAARQHGVVIVCSIFERRAQGLYHNTALTFDADGQRVGLYRKMHIPDDPLYYEKFYFTPGDLGFTVARTRYGCLGVGVCWDQWYPEAARLLALRGAEILLYPTAIGWIHQEREQYGMVQHDSWETAMRGHAIANGCFVAAANRVGVEGGLQFWGASFVADPHGQLLRRASHTEEEIILVACDLNSIDSVRTHWPFLRDRRVDAYGDLTKRFID, from the coding sequence ATGACGTCTGACTCCCGCGTTGTCCAGCTTGCTTTAGTCCAGATGACATGCACTCACGACAAGCAGCACAATCTTGACAAAGCGATCGAGTGCATTGCCCAGGCGGCCAGTGATGGTGCTAACATTATCTGCCTACAGGAAGTGTTCAACACACAGTATCCCTGCCAGAGCGAAGTGCATGCCCAATTTGAGCTGGCAGAACCCGTGGATGGCCCCACCAGCCGACGGCTCAGCCATGCTGCCCGGCAACATGGTGTGGTGATTGTCTGCTCGATATTCGAGCGGCGTGCGCAGGGGCTGTACCACAACACAGCGCTCACTTTCGATGCGGATGGTCAGCGAGTTGGTCTGTACCGCAAGATGCACATTCCGGATGACCCGCTGTACTACGAAAAGTTCTACTTCACACCAGGCGACCTGGGATTTACGGTCGCTCGTACCCGTTACGGCTGTTTGGGAGTTGGCGTGTGCTGGGATCAGTGGTATCCCGAGGCGGCTCGGCTCTTGGCCTTGCGTGGTGCAGAAATATTGCTTTATCCTACGGCCATCGGCTGGATTCATCAGGAGCGTGAGCAATATGGAATGGTGCAACACGACAGTTGGGAAACTGCCATGCGCGGGCATGCGATCGCCAACGGATGTTTTGTGGCAGCGGCCAATCGCGTCGGCGTGGAGGGTGGCCTGCAGTTCTGGGGTGCATCGTTTGTAGCCGATCCGCATGGCCAGTTACTTCGCCGCGCCAGCCACACCGAAGAAGAGATTATACTGGTGGCCTGCGATTTGAATTCAATCGACTCGGTGCGTACCCACTGGCCGTTCCTGCGCGACCGGCGCGTTGATGCTTATGGCGATCTAACCAAGCGGTTTATCGACTAA
- a CDS encoding co-chaperone GroES, whose product MATATKKKSSNQVKLQPLGDRLVVRREESEERTEGGIYLPDSAKNKPTRGIVVSIGDGRLLDDGSRAPMQVKAGDRVLFTSYAGETIEIADEEVLLMGESEILAVIE is encoded by the coding sequence ATGGCGACGGCTACAAAGAAAAAGAGTTCCAATCAAGTAAAGCTGCAGCCTCTAGGCGATCGCCTAGTGGTCCGTCGAGAAGAATCCGAAGAGAGAACCGAAGGTGGTATCTATCTGCCCGATAGCGCCAAGAATAAGCCGACTCGAGGCATAGTCGTCAGTATCGGCGATGGTCGTCTGCTGGATGATGGTTCGCGAGCGCCGATGCAGGTCAAGGCTGGCGACCGTGTATTGTTTACGAGCTACGCCGGCGAGACGATCGAGATCGCTGACGAAGAAGTGCTTCTGATGGGCGAGAGCGAAATCCTGGCGGTCATCGAGTAA
- a CDS encoding DUF1592 domain-containing protein has translation MSLMRMASGDFRVRRSRRLAKFVSVVPVLACLLLSTASALGADDLAHSFDRHIQPLLVKACGDCHGKTPKDNDLDLTSFGSAQVILANSEVLSDVVERLRLGDMPPKESPQPSEAEREQLLGWIIAALDAEAAARAGDPGPVTLRRLSNTEYDNAIRDLTGIDLRLTQAREFPTDSVGGEGFANVGDAMPVTPELVERYHQTARDVAARAVLLPTGFRFSASTERPDWAEEALQPLRDFHARYAGPNGEPPLEKHLAATLKHRDRLTRDGPAAIGTVAAEDKLNATYLAALWTWFNSESASQAEVDAHPADLPPDTLALVRAKWREATSDPSPVLAEIKAVQGQLFQGNYMRNAALAVGNGFPAWEELRRVVAVERVQGAAREPLFRMVALPVQPDTFVVWDRLRLEGGDGPPLVFAEHPELGAAIEHATGLKFGQHPQGRSVPKSALVTAAGDEVVIDLSNLSAELQKALTLPRFLRADVSLDAASPEAASVQAFLIAATGGGGNLAEPVATATPGDPRAAQIAHPRVAAQRARAAAEFRALFPPAVLFQPIIPRDAQGSVFLYRREDEPLRRLLLDDAGRAEIDRLWSELEFVSEQALATPIAYAGLVQYYRKPNDGARIMFFYIQEFEEQIKREEQALVAAQIAAESEHLEALLAFAARAWRRPLDANERQAILASYHADRNEGVKHDPAFRDALTRVLSSPWFLYRVEQPAIGSHWQPVSGDELATRLSFLLWDSIPDDELRAKAAKLHEPSVIEEQLRRMLKDSRVSGMAAEFGARWLGVRDFAMNHGRNLQHFPEFTPVLRDALAEEPVRFFEDLLVNDRPVADVIAADAVVINDILAEHYGIPGVTGPEWRRVENVSAYGRGGFLGFGAVIAKQSAAARTSPIKRGAWLVQMLGERLPKVPPDVPPLPETPPAGLSVREISERHRQDSKCAGCHVRIDPFGMAMERFDAIGRFRPASELKPNDTIGTLSDGTQIEDIAGLRNYVAGPRREDLLRSLARKLTGYALGRAVMTSDRRLVDEVTQTMNGGGRWSDALLLIVRSQQFGCMRPTAQTSSSK, from the coding sequence ATGTCGCTCATGCGCATGGCAAGTGGAGATTTCCGAGTCCGGCGTTCGAGACGGCTGGCCAAATTCGTTTCCGTTGTGCCAGTGCTTGCGTGTCTCCTACTCTCTACGGCCTCAGCCCTGGGGGCGGACGACCTCGCGCATTCCTTTGACAGGCATATTCAGCCGCTACTTGTCAAAGCCTGCGGGGACTGCCACGGCAAGACCCCCAAGGACAACGACCTTGACCTGACGAGCTTCGGCTCTGCCCAGGTGATCCTGGCCAATTCTGAGGTGCTGAGCGACGTGGTCGAGCGGTTGCGGTTGGGGGACATGCCTCCAAAGGAATCGCCACAGCCAAGTGAGGCCGAGCGGGAGCAGCTGCTGGGCTGGATCATCGCGGCGCTCGATGCCGAAGCTGCCGCGCGCGCGGGCGACCCCGGGCCGGTGACGCTACGACGGCTCAGTAACACCGAGTACGACAACGCGATCCGCGATCTGACAGGCATCGACTTGCGGCTGACACAGGCTCGCGAGTTTCCTACCGACAGCGTCGGCGGTGAAGGGTTTGCCAACGTTGGCGATGCGATGCCGGTGACTCCCGAATTGGTCGAACGCTATCATCAGACCGCTCGCGATGTCGCCGCACGGGCCGTGCTGCTGCCCACAGGCTTCCGCTTCTCTGCGTCTACCGAGCGCCCGGATTGGGCCGAGGAGGCTCTCCAGCCGCTTCGCGACTTCCACGCCCGCTATGCCGGACCCAACGGAGAGCCGCCGCTGGAGAAGCATCTGGCGGCGACCCTGAAGCACCGTGACAGGCTCACCCGTGACGGCCCGGCTGCCATCGGCACAGTGGCCGCCGAAGATAAACTCAACGCTACCTATCTGGCGGCGCTCTGGACATGGTTCAACAGCGAATCCGCAAGCCAAGCGGAAGTCGATGCCCACCCTGCCGATCTTCCTCCCGACACCCTGGCCCTTGTACGCGCCAAGTGGCGAGAGGCCACCTCTGATCCATCACCGGTCCTGGCGGAGATCAAAGCCGTGCAGGGCCAGTTGTTTCAAGGCAATTACATGAGGAATGCGGCCCTCGCAGTCGGCAATGGCTTTCCAGCCTGGGAGGAATTGCGTCGCGTGGTCGCGGTGGAGCGAGTTCAAGGTGCCGCCCGTGAACCGCTGTTCCGCATGGTCGCTTTGCCCGTTCAGCCTGACACGTTCGTGGTTTGGGACCGGCTGCGACTGGAAGGTGGTGACGGACCGCCGCTGGTATTTGCCGAGCACCCCGAATTGGGTGCCGCCATCGAGCACGCGACCGGACTAAAATTCGGCCAGCACCCACAGGGGCGATCGGTGCCCAAGTCCGCTTTGGTCACAGCGGCCGGTGACGAGGTGGTCATCGATCTGAGCAACCTCTCAGCCGAGTTGCAAAAGGCGCTCACGCTGCCTCGGTTCCTGCGTGCTGACGTGAGCTTGGACGCAGCCAGTCCGGAAGCGGCCTCGGTTCAGGCCTTCCTCATTGCTGCGACAGGCGGTGGCGGCAATCTGGCCGAACCGGTCGCTACGGCGACGCCCGGCGATCCGAGGGCCGCCCAAATCGCGCATCCGCGCGTCGCCGCCCAACGGGCTCGAGCGGCTGCCGAGTTTCGCGCTTTGTTTCCTCCTGCGGTCCTCTTCCAACCGATTATCCCACGAGACGCTCAAGGGAGCGTGTTTCTGTACCGCCGCGAGGACGAGCCGCTACGTCGACTCCTGCTCGACGACGCGGGTCGGGCAGAGATCGATCGACTGTGGAGCGAACTGGAGTTCGTGAGCGAGCAAGCTCTCGCCACCCCGATCGCGTATGCGGGGCTGGTGCAGTATTACCGCAAACCGAACGACGGCGCACGGATCATGTTCTTCTACATCCAGGAGTTCGAGGAACAGATCAAACGCGAAGAGCAGGCCCTCGTCGCGGCCCAAATCGCGGCAGAATCGGAACACCTTGAAGCGTTGCTGGCTTTTGCCGCCCGTGCCTGGCGCCGGCCGCTGGACGCGAACGAACGCCAGGCGATTCTGGCGTCCTATCATGCCGACCGAAACGAAGGCGTCAAACACGATCCAGCGTTCCGCGACGCGCTGACTCGGGTTCTGTCGTCGCCGTGGTTCCTCTACCGGGTTGAACAGCCGGCGATCGGGTCGCACTGGCAGCCGGTCTCGGGCGACGAACTGGCGACGCGGCTGAGCTTCCTTCTCTGGGACTCGATCCCCGACGATGAACTCCGTGCCAAGGCCGCGAAGCTCCACGAACCTTCCGTCATCGAGGAACAGCTCCGCCGCATGTTGAAAGATAGCCGCGTGAGCGGCATGGCCGCAGAGTTCGGAGCCCGCTGGCTCGGCGTGCGAGACTTCGCCATGAACCATGGCCGAAACCTGCAGCACTTCCCCGAATTCACGCCGGTCTTGCGAGACGCATTGGCCGAAGAGCCGGTGCGGTTCTTTGAGGACCTGCTGGTCAACGACCGCCCGGTGGCCGATGTGATCGCCGCCGACGCCGTGGTCATCAACGATATCCTCGCCGAGCACTATGGCATCCCCGGAGTAACTGGTCCTGAGTGGCGGCGCGTCGAGAATGTCTCCGCCTACGGACGCGGAGGTTTTCTGGGTTTCGGCGCGGTGATCGCCAAGCAATCGGCTGCCGCGCGAACGAGCCCCATCAAGCGTGGGGCGTGGCTGGTGCAGATGCTCGGCGAGCGTCTACCTAAAGTCCCGCCCGACGTGCCGCCGCTGCCCGAGACTCCCCCCGCCGGGCTCAGCGTCCGCGAGATCTCCGAGCGTCACCGTCAGGACTCAAAATGTGCCGGCTGCCACGTCCGCATCGATCCGTTCGGCATGGCGATGGAACGGTTCGACGCCATCGGTCGATTTCGTCCGGCCAGCGAGTTGAAGCCGAACGACACCATAGGAACGCTCAGCGACGGCACTCAGATCGAGGACATCGCCGGTTTGCGGAACTACGTGGCTGGCCCGCGCCGCGAGGATTTGTTGCGGTCGCTCGCCCGCAAGCTGACGGGCTACGCGCTGGGCCGCGCCGTGATGACATCGGACCGCAGGCTAGTGGACGAAGTGACCCAGACCATGAACGGCGGTGGTCGCTGGTCGGATGCCCTGCTCCTAATCGTCCGCAGCCAGCAGTTTGGCTGCATGCGACCGACGGCCCAAACCAGCTCAAGCAAGTAA
- the groL gene encoding chaperonin GroEL (60 kDa chaperone family; promotes refolding of misfolded polypeptides especially under stressful conditions; forms two stacked rings of heptamers to form a barrel-shaped 14mer; ends can be capped by GroES; misfolded proteins enter the barrel where they are refolded when GroES binds) — translation MAKIIAFEQEAREAIRRGVSKLARAVKVTLGPKGRNVIIQKSFGSPTVTKDGVTVAKEIDLEDVYENMGARMVREVASKTSDVAGDGTTTATVMAEAIFNEGLKSVVAGVNPIQMKAGIEKAVADISERLQKMSIKIRDKSEMANVASIAANNDREIGELLAEAMEKVGKDGVVTVDEGKSLHTELEFVEGMQFDRGYLSPYFVTDASSMEAVLEDPYILVYEKKISNIKDLVPVLEAVVQQGKPLLIIAEEVDGEALATLVINRLRGTLNIAAVKAPGYGDRRKAMMEDIAILTGGTAIFEALGIKLESVGLAELGRAKKVIIDKDNTTIIEGAGKSSDIKSRIDQIRREIENTTSDYDREKLDERLAKLAGGVAKVNVGAATESEMKEKKARVEDALYATRAAVEEGVLPGGGVALLRASVGLKPSDDLSTDEIVGYNIVLRACRAPLTMIAENAGKDGGIVCEKVSEAKGNQGYNALTDTYEDLVKSGVIDPTKVTRTALANAASVSILLLTSDALIAEKPKDDKGSKAGHAGDHDMY, via the coding sequence ATGGCAAAGATAATTGCATTTGAACAAGAAGCGCGTGAGGCGATTCGGCGTGGCGTTTCCAAGTTGGCTCGCGCGGTTAAAGTGACATTGGGACCCAAGGGTCGTAACGTAATTATTCAAAAGAGCTTTGGTAGCCCCACGGTCACCAAAGATGGCGTTACCGTGGCCAAAGAAATCGACCTGGAAGACGTTTACGAAAACATGGGCGCACGCATGGTGCGCGAAGTCGCCAGCAAGACCAGCGACGTGGCTGGCGACGGCACGACCACTGCGACTGTGATGGCGGAAGCCATTTTCAATGAGGGTCTGAAGTCGGTAGTTGCGGGTGTTAATCCCATTCAAATGAAGGCCGGAATCGAGAAGGCCGTCGCCGACATTTCCGAACGCTTGCAGAAGATGTCGATCAAGATTCGCGACAAAAGTGAAATGGCCAACGTGGCTTCGATTGCCGCTAACAACGACCGCGAGATCGGTGAACTGTTGGCTGAAGCTATGGAAAAAGTGGGTAAGGATGGCGTGGTGACGGTAGACGAAGGCAAGAGCCTGCATACGGAACTAGAGTTCGTGGAAGGCATGCAGTTCGACCGTGGATATCTGTCGCCGTACTTCGTAACCGACGCTTCCAGTATGGAAGCTGTGTTAGAAGACCCCTACATCTTGGTTTATGAAAAGAAGATTTCTAACATCAAGGATTTGGTGCCGGTACTGGAAGCCGTGGTTCAGCAGGGTAAGCCGCTGCTGATTATTGCTGAAGAAGTCGATGGCGAAGCTTTGGCGACGCTGGTGATCAATCGCCTGCGCGGCACGCTAAATATCGCAGCAGTCAAGGCTCCGGGCTATGGTGATCGTCGTAAGGCGATGATGGAAGACATTGCCATCTTGACCGGTGGGACAGCGATTTTTGAAGCTCTGGGCATCAAACTGGAATCGGTTGGCTTGGCTGAACTGGGCCGCGCGAAGAAGGTGATTATCGACAAGGATAACACCACGATTATCGAAGGCGCTGGTAAGAGTTCCGATATCAAGTCGCGAATCGATCAGATTCGCCGTGAAATCGAAAACACGACCAGCGACTATGATCGCGAAAAGCTGGATGAGCGTCTGGCAAAGCTGGCCGGTGGTGTTGCCAAGGTCAACGTTGGGGCTGCTACAGAAAGCGAAATGAAAGAGAAGAAGGCCCGCGTCGAAGACGCACTCTATGCTACACGAGCCGCTGTAGAAGAAGGTGTGTTGCCTGGAGGTGGCGTGGCGCTGCTGCGTGCCAGCGTGGGTCTGAAGCCTAGCGATGATTTGAGCACTGACGAAATCGTTGGCTACAACATCGTGCTTCGCGCCTGCCGTGCTCCGCTGACCATGATCGCCGAAAATGCGGGCAAAGATGGCGGTATTGTGTGCGAGAAGGTTTCGGAAGCCAAGGGCAACCAGGGCTACAACGCGTTGACCGACACCTACGAAGATCTGGTCAAGTCCGGGGTGATCGACCCCACCAAGGTCACGCGTACCGCCCTGGCTAATGCAGCCAGTGTATCCATTCTACTGTTGACCAGTGATGCCCTGATCGCTGAAAAGCCCAAGGATGACAAGGGTTCCAAGGCCGGACATGCTGGCGATCACGATATGTACTAA
- the bioD gene encoding dethiobiotin synthase, translating to MKSILSMIPPVKPPPGLFFVGTDTDVGKTYWASRLVRELRLGAVRVGVYKAVASGTGQSNVAGDAEQLCEAADLNPDLIDRVCPQRFAAPLAPPIAAAIEGRTVDEEALVSGATWWAGHCDLLVVEGAGGVLSPISASKTVLDLAEQLRLPLILVVASRVGCVNHTLLTVEAIGRRDLSLSAIVFNRISDRPSQPLANSLASANDQLWLDDIHSGNLQMLRTFLPEVPLIETSEDLLKLALTQMSNARSENLNS from the coding sequence ATGAAATCCATACTCAGCATGATTCCGCCCGTCAAACCGCCTCCTGGACTCTTCTTCGTTGGAACTGACACCGACGTGGGCAAGACCTATTGGGCCTCACGTCTAGTGCGCGAACTTCGACTCGGCGCCGTGCGCGTTGGCGTCTATAAAGCGGTAGCTAGCGGTACAGGTCAATCCAATGTCGCTGGCGACGCCGAACAACTCTGTGAGGCTGCCGACCTGAACCCTGACCTTATCGACCGCGTCTGCCCTCAGCGATTTGCCGCGCCCTTGGCACCACCAATTGCAGCGGCCATAGAGGGTCGCACTGTAGATGAAGAAGCTCTGGTAAGCGGAGCGACTTGGTGGGCTGGCCATTGTGACTTGCTGGTCGTCGAAGGTGCTGGCGGCGTGCTGTCGCCAATTAGCGCATCGAAAACAGTATTGGATCTGGCAGAGCAATTAAGACTACCGTTGATCTTGGTGGTTGCCAGTCGCGTCGGTTGCGTGAATCACACCCTGCTGACTGTCGAAGCCATCGGGCGGCGCGACCTGTCATTGAGCGCGATCGTTTTCAACCGCATTTCCGATCGTCCCTCACAGCCTCTCGCTAACAGCCTGGCGTCCGCAAACGATCAATTGTGGCTAGACGACATACATTCGGGCAATCTCCAAATGCTGCGTACTTTCCTGCCTGAGGTGCCGTTGATTGAAACTTCAGAGGATCTACTGAAGTTGGCTCTGACGCAGATGAGCAACGCTAGATCAGAAAACCTCAATAGCTAA
- a CDS encoding nucleotide pyrophosphohydrolase: MACDDRHTTVDQLRQAMRLFVAERQWERFHNLKNLSMALAVEAAELMELTQWLTTSQVETGKIESGLQVDRSRVSEELADVLCYTLAIANAVGIDLSTAMAEKMVKNRQKYPIGSSF, translated from the coding sequence ATGGCCTGTGATGATCGTCATACGACCGTTGACCAATTACGACAGGCGATGCGACTGTTTGTGGCTGAGCGACAGTGGGAGCGTTTCCACAATTTGAAGAATCTGTCGATGGCTTTGGCCGTGGAGGCCGCCGAACTGATGGAGTTGACTCAATGGCTGACAACCAGTCAGGTCGAAACGGGCAAAATTGAATCCGGGCTGCAGGTCGACCGCAGTCGCGTGTCCGAAGAGTTGGCCGATGTATTGTGCTATACTTTGGCCATTGCCAACGCGGTAGGAATTGACTTGTCCACGGCCATGGCTGAAAAGATGGTCAAGAACCGTCAAAAATACCCAATTGGCAGTTCCTTCTGA
- a CDS encoding FadR family transcriptional regulator, with translation MQVVRRPKVRDQATQQIKQYIVDHNLTPGDRLPTETQLAETLGISRLSLREATKALEFLGIIQSKTGVGLTVGRIDMRRVTEHLGFHAGLLDVDPLQLIDSRVILETGVVPHVIRRMKEDSAIESGLREIVRQFESARDLKSFIALDIQFHRSLLEASGLQPLAAFGDLLHVFFQRFRESVKQAGWKLGVESHRRLVDFLAGGQSEAATTELRKHIESHRERI, from the coding sequence ATGCAAGTCGTACGTCGCCCCAAAGTGCGTGACCAAGCCACTCAACAGATCAAGCAATACATAGTCGACCACAATCTGACTCCTGGCGATCGGCTGCCGACGGAAACGCAACTTGCCGAAACGCTTGGTATTAGCCGGCTCAGCCTGCGTGAAGCAACAAAGGCGCTCGAGTTTTTGGGGATCATCCAATCGAAGACCGGCGTCGGGCTCACGGTCGGGCGCATCGACATGAGACGTGTGACTGAGCATCTCGGTTTTCACGCAGGTCTGCTGGATGTCGATCCGCTGCAGCTCATTGACAGCCGTGTGATCTTAGAAACCGGTGTCGTACCGCATGTCATTCGGCGGATGAAGGAAGACTCGGCGATTGAATCCGGCCTGCGTGAGATCGTCCGGCAGTTTGAGTCGGCGCGCGACTTGAAGAGCTTTATCGCACTCGACATCCAGTTCCATCGGTCGCTGCTGGAAGCAAGCGGCTTGCAGCCACTGGCGGCTTTCGGCGATTTGTTGCATGTTTTCTTCCAGCGATTTCGCGAGAGCGTGAAGCAGGCTGGCTGGAAATTGGGGGTGGAGAGCCACCGTCGGCTTGTCGACTTCCTGGCAGGTGGCCAGTCGGAAGCCGCTACCACTGAGCTGCGTAAGCACATCGAGAGCCACAGGGAGCGAATCTGA